A single genomic interval of Lucilia cuprina isolate Lc7/37 chromosome 2, ASM2204524v1, whole genome shotgun sequence harbors:
- the LOC111678548 gene encoding uncharacterized protein LOC111678548 isoform X1: MNKPRKGDMYSKYNTESEFHQRRSFQVTENDSYYVLNGKNIVNDSSFSQSLNASIGKDENVMKMPKRFQQEVFNQQMTYDYENDRGLEDDFDLLPKSPVSRYRTYKLSYQHHNDHHRVSEYQQHQKQEHQYRQGQQSLQRDNQNDQSYHYHYAKKSAYEDVYGSQSIPPFCVHQSSVNKLFNNNNNDNNYYKKYGDRFIGEKHDHQPLPTTECLQLKSSDKSFPKFAGEQHYQHYYSYFYNQNSPSSKLVSSVGRGRKLPITSRMPFSKKNVHSAESQLIAKYDLISVEANNLVPNNNDCENTPRANYNYVLREKTANNNNEIDAFENGNWHFESNDVAQVKNAGGDYLDLKPFDVHEYNSNSFCKEDSKTTLFLEQLKNKRKLRTNSGENGANFGYNSQISIEEMDNVVENENASNVYESAKRQQNQQSINVKDETTHRHVKLPVTPTKSKGNTSAKKCSPPPKNRRVLIYNIQSPRLSRLSTSNTRLQRSKFKIHNETKDYNKTATGATSCENKNDADFIQVLNSVSHKKNCDSSKQSDGNKNDDHLNGNNDDDNSDVDDDDDFDNVSDFGTSSDSDISSDSEEGYRSYAYKLTHSLDVVSTSPSVESSINSESESLDNPDALLVPSLFPNVPPYLAFSSNTKKGPEVPSDLYRILKWRVTNVMPRVVRSILANSGMRLLKKTNDWMGVWGKHMKSPCFKTIRPYQKINHLPGSFKIGRKDSCWKNLVKLMAKHGKKDFGFMPKTYIIPNDLKQLRKSWPKYAQKNVKWIIKPPASARGTGIRVVDRWAQIPKRKPLIVQKYIERPLLINGSKFDLRLYVLVTSINPLRVYMYHNGLARFASVKYSDKSDTLNDRCMHLTNYSINKFSSNYSKNEDVNACHGHKWTIKSLWTYLGSRGVRTDLLWSALKSLVLRTILAGENSINNMIRANVESKYSCFELFGFDVLLDADLVPWLLEVNISPSLHSELPLDSHVKAPLVQSVLNTALYNIPPKIPIERQREIAMEMSLPPGPICYDKRMYINYLSRAEKIKHNTFTRKSMEDRDEYVNGILEHLTPDDVRCLVIAEDELARCSPLERIFPTIDTYKYLKYTEAPRYYNRLLDAWESRYANNRTEGIHLLRQYCEDQYHLQVPQIPTKKPLNYRTRAMMKNRHTRSALTIAASSNKWRELRRKIQIAHINNMISSNNTKCNDLLFEHNKSEEDEMTEEEVTNEI; encoded by the exons ATGAACAAACCAAGAAAAGGTGATATGTATTCAAAATACAACACAGAAAGTGAATTTCATCAACGTCGTAGTTTTCAAGTTACGGAGAATGATTCATATTATGTTCTCAATGGAAAAAACATAGTAAACGATAGTTCATTTTCTCAATCATTAAACGCTAGTATTGGAAAGGATGAAAATGTTATGAAAATGCCAAAACGATTTCAACAAGAAGTATTTAATCAACAAATGACATATGATTATGAGAACGATCGTGGGCTAGAAGATGACTTTGATTTGCTTCCGAAGTCTCCAGTTTCTAGATACAGGACTTATAAGCTAAGTTATCAGCATCACAATGATCATCATAGAGTGAGCGAATATCAGCAACATcaaaaacaagagcatcaaTACCGTCAAGGTCAACAGAGTTTACAACGTGATAATCAAAATGATCAAAGTTACCACTATCATTATGCGAAAAAAAGTGCTTATGAAGATGTTTATGGTAGCCAAAGTATACCACCGTTCTGTGTTCATCAGAGTTCTGTTAACAAACTcttcaataacaataacaatgataataattattacaaaaaatatggtGACCGTTTTATTGGAGAAAAACATGATCATCAACCACTGCCAACAACAGAATGTCTTCAACTGAAAtc ttcGGATAAATCCTTCCCTAAATTTGCGGGTGAACAACACTACCAGCACTACTACTCTTATTTCTATAATCAAAATAGTCCTAGTTCTAAATTAGTGAGTAGTGTGGGGCGTGGCAGGAAATTGCCTATCACATCAAGAATGCCATTTTCAAAGAAGAATGTACATTCTGCCGAAAGTCAATTAATAGCCAAATATGACTTAATATCTGTCGAAGCCAACAATTTGGTGCCGAACAATAATGATTGTGAGAATACGCCCCGTGCgaattataattatgttcttaGAGAAAAAACTGCGaacaataacaatgaaattGATGCGTTTGAGAATGGAAATTGGCATTTTGAGTCCAATGATGTGGCGCAGGTTAAAAATGCTGGAGGGGATTATTTAGACCTAAAACCGTTTGATGTTCATGAATATAATTCTAATAGTTTTTGTAAAGAGGATTCTAAAACAACCTTGTTTTTAGAACAGCtaaaaaataaacgtaaatTACGAACCAACTCTGGAGAGAATGGAGCAAATTTTGGTTATAATAGTCAAATTTCAATTGAAGAAATGGATAACGTTGTAGAAAATGAAAATGCTTCAAATGTATACGAATCAGCAAAAAGACAGCAGAACCAACAATCTATAAATGTAAAAGATGAGACCACTCATAGACACGTCAAATTACCTGTGACTCCAACAAAATCAAAGG gtAATACTTCAGCAAAAAAATGTTCACCTCCACCAAAAAATCGCCGAGTCTTAATTTACAATATTCAAAGTCCACGTCTATCTCGTTTATCAACATCTAATACTCGATTACAACgatctaaatttaaaattcacaatGAGACAAAGGACTATAACAAAACTGCAACAGGTGCAACATCGTGCGAAAACAAAAATGATGCTGATTTTATTCAAGTACTTAATTCTGTAAGTCATAAAAAAAACTGTGATAGCAGCAAGCAAAGTGATGGGAATAAAAATGATGATCACCTTAATGGAAATAACGACGATGACAACAGTGATgtagacgatgatgatgattttgatAATG TTTCAGATTTTGGTACCAGTAGTGACTCAGACATTTCTTCAGATTCTGAAGAGGGCTATAGGTCGTACGCTTATAAATTAACGCATTCATTGGATGTCGTGTCTACTTCGCCATCGGTAGAATCTTCAATAAATTCTGAATCTGAAAGTTTAGATAACCCTGATGCTCTTTTAGTACCCAGTTTGTTTCCGAACGTACCACCGTATTTAGCGTTTTCTTCGAACACCAAAAAGGGTCCCGAGGTTCCCAGTGATCTCTATAGAATACTTAAATGGAGAGTCACAAATGTTATGCCGCGTGTAGTACGCTCGATTTTAGCGAATAGTGGGATgcgtttattaaaaa AAACAAATGACTGGATGGGTGTCTGGGGAAAGCATATGAAATCGCCGTGTTTTAAAACAATCCGGCCATACCAAAAAATCAATCACTTGCCAGGATCTTTCAAAATAGGACGAAAGGATTCTTGTTGGAAAAATTTAGTCAAATTAATGGCGAAGCATGGAAAGAAGGACTTTGGATTTATGCCCAA AACCTACATTATACCAAATGATTTAAAACAGTTACGAAAAAGCTGGCCAAAATATgctcaaaaaaatgttaaatggaTAATAAAACCACCTGCGAGTGCAAGGGGTACAGGAATTCGGGTAGTCGATAGATGGGCACAAATACCTAAACGAAAACCTCTCATAGTGCAGAAATACATTGAACGCCCGTTGCTAATAAATGGAAGTAAATTTGATTTACGTTTGTATGTTTTAGTAACATCTATTAACCCATTGCGAGTTTACATGTATCATAATGGCTTAGCCCGATTTGCATCAG TTAAATACAGTGACAAATCAGATACATTAAACGACCGTTGTATGCATTTAACCAATTATAGCATAAACAAATTCTCATCTAACTATTCTAAGAATGAAGATGTCAACGCCTGCCATGGCCACAAGTGGACGATAAAATCGTTGTGGACATATTTGGGAAGCCGTGGTGTTCGTACGGATCTGTTATGGTCAGCTTTAAAAAGTTTAGTTCTGCGTACAATTTTAGCTGGCgaaaattcaattaataataTGATAAGAGCAAATGTCGAGTCAAAGTACAGTTGCTTTGAATTATTTGGTTTTGATGTTCTCTTAGATGCAGATTTAGTTCCTTGGCTATTAGAAGTCAATATTTCACCGTCATTGCATTCTGAGCTACCGCTAGATTCACATGTAAAGGCACCACTTGTCCAAAGTGTTTTAAATACTGCTCTATATAAT ataccaCCTAAAATTCCTATCGAGCGACAAAGAGAAATTGCTATGGAAATGTCATTGCCACCAGGACCTATTTGTTACGATAAACGGatgtatattaattatttatcgCGAGCTGAAAAAATTAAGCATAATACTTTCACACGTAAAAGTATGGAGGATCGTGATGAg tacGTTAATGGTATTTTGGAACATTTAACGCCGGATGATGTACGATGCCTCGTAATTGCGGAAGACGAGTTGGCACGCTGTTCTCCATTGGAACGCATTTTCCCTACCATTGAcacttacaaatatttaaaatatactgaAGCACCTCGGTACTACAATCGTTTGCTAGATGCATGGGAATCACGTTATGCCAATAATCGAACTGAAGGTATTCATCTATTACGCCAATACTGTGAAGATCAATATCATCTTCAAGTGCCTCAAATACCAACTAAAAAG
- the LOC111678548 gene encoding tubulin monoglutamylase TTLL4 isoform X4, translating into MPFSKKNVHSAESQLIAKYDLISVEANNLVPNNNDCENTPRANYNYVLREKTANNNNEIDAFENGNWHFESNDVAQVKNAGGDYLDLKPFDVHEYNSNSFCKEDSKTTLFLEQLKNKRKLRTNSGENGANFGYNSQISIEEMDNVVENENASNVYESAKRQQNQQSINVKDETTHRHVKLPVTPTKSKGNTSAKKCSPPPKNRRVLIYNIQSPRLSRLSTSNTRLQRSKFKIHNETKDYNKTATGATSCENKNDADFIQVLNSVSHKKNCDSSKQSDGNKNDDHLNGNNDDDNSDVDDDDDFDNVSDFGTSSDSDISSDSEEGYRSYAYKLTHSLDVVSTSPSVESSINSESESLDNPDALLVPSLFPNVPPYLAFSSNTKKGPEVPSDLYRILKWRVTNVMPRVVRSILANSGMRLLKKTNDWMGVWGKHMKSPCFKTIRPYQKINHLPGSFKIGRKDSCWKNLVKLMAKHGKKDFGFMPKTYIIPNDLKQLRKSWPKYAQKNVKWIIKPPASARGTGIRVVDRWAQIPKRKPLIVQKYIERPLLINGSKFDLRLYVLVTSINPLRVYMYHNGLARFASVKYSDKSDTLNDRCMHLTNYSINKFSSNYSKNEDVNACHGHKWTIKSLWTYLGSRGVRTDLLWSALKSLVLRTILAGENSINNMIRANVESKYSCFELFGFDVLLDADLVPWLLEVNISPSLHSELPLDSHVKAPLVQSVLNTALYNIPPKIPIERQREIAMEMSLPPGPICYDKRMYINYLSRAEKIKHNTFTRKSMEDRDEYVNGILEHLTPDDVRCLVIAEDELARCSPLERIFPTIDTYKYLKYTEAPRYYNRLLDAWESRYANNRTEGIHLLRQYCEDQYHLQVPQIPTKKPLNYRTRAMMKNRHTRSALTIAASSNKWRELRRKIQIAHINNMISSNNTKCNDLLFEHNKSEEDEMTEEEVTNEI; encoded by the exons ATGCCATTTTCAAAGAAGAATGTACATTCTGCCGAAAGTCAATTAATAGCCAAATATGACTTAATATCTGTCGAAGCCAACAATTTGGTGCCGAACAATAATGATTGTGAGAATACGCCCCGTGCgaattataattatgttcttaGAGAAAAAACTGCGaacaataacaatgaaattGATGCGTTTGAGAATGGAAATTGGCATTTTGAGTCCAATGATGTGGCGCAGGTTAAAAATGCTGGAGGGGATTATTTAGACCTAAAACCGTTTGATGTTCATGAATATAATTCTAATAGTTTTTGTAAAGAGGATTCTAAAACAACCTTGTTTTTAGAACAGCtaaaaaataaacgtaaatTACGAACCAACTCTGGAGAGAATGGAGCAAATTTTGGTTATAATAGTCAAATTTCAATTGAAGAAATGGATAACGTTGTAGAAAATGAAAATGCTTCAAATGTATACGAATCAGCAAAAAGACAGCAGAACCAACAATCTATAAATGTAAAAGATGAGACCACTCATAGACACGTCAAATTACCTGTGACTCCAACAAAATCAAAGG gtAATACTTCAGCAAAAAAATGTTCACCTCCACCAAAAAATCGCCGAGTCTTAATTTACAATATTCAAAGTCCACGTCTATCTCGTTTATCAACATCTAATACTCGATTACAACgatctaaatttaaaattcacaatGAGACAAAGGACTATAACAAAACTGCAACAGGTGCAACATCGTGCGAAAACAAAAATGATGCTGATTTTATTCAAGTACTTAATTCTGTAAGTCATAAAAAAAACTGTGATAGCAGCAAGCAAAGTGATGGGAATAAAAATGATGATCACCTTAATGGAAATAACGACGATGACAACAGTGATgtagacgatgatgatgattttgatAATG TTTCAGATTTTGGTACCAGTAGTGACTCAGACATTTCTTCAGATTCTGAAGAGGGCTATAGGTCGTACGCTTATAAATTAACGCATTCATTGGATGTCGTGTCTACTTCGCCATCGGTAGAATCTTCAATAAATTCTGAATCTGAAAGTTTAGATAACCCTGATGCTCTTTTAGTACCCAGTTTGTTTCCGAACGTACCACCGTATTTAGCGTTTTCTTCGAACACCAAAAAGGGTCCCGAGGTTCCCAGTGATCTCTATAGAATACTTAAATGGAGAGTCACAAATGTTATGCCGCGTGTAGTACGCTCGATTTTAGCGAATAGTGGGATgcgtttattaaaaa AAACAAATGACTGGATGGGTGTCTGGGGAAAGCATATGAAATCGCCGTGTTTTAAAACAATCCGGCCATACCAAAAAATCAATCACTTGCCAGGATCTTTCAAAATAGGACGAAAGGATTCTTGTTGGAAAAATTTAGTCAAATTAATGGCGAAGCATGGAAAGAAGGACTTTGGATTTATGCCCAA AACCTACATTATACCAAATGATTTAAAACAGTTACGAAAAAGCTGGCCAAAATATgctcaaaaaaatgttaaatggaTAATAAAACCACCTGCGAGTGCAAGGGGTACAGGAATTCGGGTAGTCGATAGATGGGCACAAATACCTAAACGAAAACCTCTCATAGTGCAGAAATACATTGAACGCCCGTTGCTAATAAATGGAAGTAAATTTGATTTACGTTTGTATGTTTTAGTAACATCTATTAACCCATTGCGAGTTTACATGTATCATAATGGCTTAGCCCGATTTGCATCAG TTAAATACAGTGACAAATCAGATACATTAAACGACCGTTGTATGCATTTAACCAATTATAGCATAAACAAATTCTCATCTAACTATTCTAAGAATGAAGATGTCAACGCCTGCCATGGCCACAAGTGGACGATAAAATCGTTGTGGACATATTTGGGAAGCCGTGGTGTTCGTACGGATCTGTTATGGTCAGCTTTAAAAAGTTTAGTTCTGCGTACAATTTTAGCTGGCgaaaattcaattaataataTGATAAGAGCAAATGTCGAGTCAAAGTACAGTTGCTTTGAATTATTTGGTTTTGATGTTCTCTTAGATGCAGATTTAGTTCCTTGGCTATTAGAAGTCAATATTTCACCGTCATTGCATTCTGAGCTACCGCTAGATTCACATGTAAAGGCACCACTTGTCCAAAGTGTTTTAAATACTGCTCTATATAAT ataccaCCTAAAATTCCTATCGAGCGACAAAGAGAAATTGCTATGGAAATGTCATTGCCACCAGGACCTATTTGTTACGATAAACGGatgtatattaattatttatcgCGAGCTGAAAAAATTAAGCATAATACTTTCACACGTAAAAGTATGGAGGATCGTGATGAg tacGTTAATGGTATTTTGGAACATTTAACGCCGGATGATGTACGATGCCTCGTAATTGCGGAAGACGAGTTGGCACGCTGTTCTCCATTGGAACGCATTTTCCCTACCATTGAcacttacaaatatttaaaatatactgaAGCACCTCGGTACTACAATCGTTTGCTAGATGCATGGGAATCACGTTATGCCAATAATCGAACTGAAGGTATTCATCTATTACGCCAATACTGTGAAGATCAATATCATCTTCAAGTGCCTCAAATACCAACTAAAAAG
- the LOC111678548 gene encoding tubulin monoglutamylase TTLL4 isoform X2: protein MNKPRKGDMYSKYNTESEFHQRRSFQVTENDSYYVLNGKNIVNDSSFSQSLNASIGKDENVMKMPKRFQQEVFNQQMTYDYENDRGLEDDFDLLPKSPVSRYRTYKLSYQHHNDHHRVSEYQQHQKQEHQYRQGQQSLQRDNQNDQSYHYHYAKKSAYEDVYGSQSIPPFCVHQSSVNKLFNNNNNDNNYYKKYGDRFIGEKHDHQPLPTTECLQLKSSDKSFPKFAGEQHYQHYYSYFYNQNSPSSKLVSSVGRGRKLPITSRMPFSKKNVHSAESQLIAKYDLISVEANNLVPNNNDCENTPRANYNYVLREKTANNNNEIDAFENGNWHFESNDVAQVKNAGGDYLDLKPFDVHEYNSNSFCKEDSKTTLFLEQLKNKRKLRTNSGENGANFGYNSQISIEEMDNVVENENASNVYESAKRQQNQQSINVKDETTHRHVKLPVTPTKSKGNTSAKKCSPPPKNRRVLIYNIQSPRLSRLSTSNTRLQRSKFKIHNETKDYNKTATGATSCENKNDADFIQVLNSVSHKKNCDSSKQSDGNKNDDHLNGNNDDDNSDVDDDDDFDNVSDFGTSSDSDISSDSEEGYRSYAYKLTHSLDVVSTSPSVESSINSESESLDNPDALLVPSLFPNVPPYLAFSSNTKKGPEVPSDLYRILKWRVTNVMPRVVRSILANSGMRLLKKTNDWMGVWGKHMKSPCFKTIRPYQKINHLPGSFKIGRKDSCWKNLVKLMAKHGKKDFGFMPKTYIIPNDLKQLRKSWPKYAQKNVKWIIKPPASARGTGIRVVDRWAQIPKRKPLIVQKYIERPLLINGSKFDLRLYVLVTSINPLRVYMYHNGLARFASVKYSDKSDTLNDRCMHLTNYSINKFSSNYSKNEDVNACHGHKWTIKSLWTYLGSRGVRTDLLWSALKSLVLRTILAGENSINNMIRANVESKYSCFELFGFDVLLDADLVPWLLEVNISPSLHSELPLDSHVKAPLVQSVLNTALYNIPPKIPIERQREIAMEMSLPPGPICYDKRMYINYLSRAEKIKHNTFTRKSMEDRDEYVNGILEHLTPDDVRCLVIAEDELARCSPLERIFPTIDTYKYLKYTEAPRYYNRLLDAWESRYANNRTEGIHLLRQYCEDQYHLQVPQIPTKKDSSDDEKSTHQISSYDSSF, encoded by the exons ATGAACAAACCAAGAAAAGGTGATATGTATTCAAAATACAACACAGAAAGTGAATTTCATCAACGTCGTAGTTTTCAAGTTACGGAGAATGATTCATATTATGTTCTCAATGGAAAAAACATAGTAAACGATAGTTCATTTTCTCAATCATTAAACGCTAGTATTGGAAAGGATGAAAATGTTATGAAAATGCCAAAACGATTTCAACAAGAAGTATTTAATCAACAAATGACATATGATTATGAGAACGATCGTGGGCTAGAAGATGACTTTGATTTGCTTCCGAAGTCTCCAGTTTCTAGATACAGGACTTATAAGCTAAGTTATCAGCATCACAATGATCATCATAGAGTGAGCGAATATCAGCAACATcaaaaacaagagcatcaaTACCGTCAAGGTCAACAGAGTTTACAACGTGATAATCAAAATGATCAAAGTTACCACTATCATTATGCGAAAAAAAGTGCTTATGAAGATGTTTATGGTAGCCAAAGTATACCACCGTTCTGTGTTCATCAGAGTTCTGTTAACAAACTcttcaataacaataacaatgataataattattacaaaaaatatggtGACCGTTTTATTGGAGAAAAACATGATCATCAACCACTGCCAACAACAGAATGTCTTCAACTGAAAtc ttcGGATAAATCCTTCCCTAAATTTGCGGGTGAACAACACTACCAGCACTACTACTCTTATTTCTATAATCAAAATAGTCCTAGTTCTAAATTAGTGAGTAGTGTGGGGCGTGGCAGGAAATTGCCTATCACATCAAGAATGCCATTTTCAAAGAAGAATGTACATTCTGCCGAAAGTCAATTAATAGCCAAATATGACTTAATATCTGTCGAAGCCAACAATTTGGTGCCGAACAATAATGATTGTGAGAATACGCCCCGTGCgaattataattatgttcttaGAGAAAAAACTGCGaacaataacaatgaaattGATGCGTTTGAGAATGGAAATTGGCATTTTGAGTCCAATGATGTGGCGCAGGTTAAAAATGCTGGAGGGGATTATTTAGACCTAAAACCGTTTGATGTTCATGAATATAATTCTAATAGTTTTTGTAAAGAGGATTCTAAAACAACCTTGTTTTTAGAACAGCtaaaaaataaacgtaaatTACGAACCAACTCTGGAGAGAATGGAGCAAATTTTGGTTATAATAGTCAAATTTCAATTGAAGAAATGGATAACGTTGTAGAAAATGAAAATGCTTCAAATGTATACGAATCAGCAAAAAGACAGCAGAACCAACAATCTATAAATGTAAAAGATGAGACCACTCATAGACACGTCAAATTACCTGTGACTCCAACAAAATCAAAGG gtAATACTTCAGCAAAAAAATGTTCACCTCCACCAAAAAATCGCCGAGTCTTAATTTACAATATTCAAAGTCCACGTCTATCTCGTTTATCAACATCTAATACTCGATTACAACgatctaaatttaaaattcacaatGAGACAAAGGACTATAACAAAACTGCAACAGGTGCAACATCGTGCGAAAACAAAAATGATGCTGATTTTATTCAAGTACTTAATTCTGTAAGTCATAAAAAAAACTGTGATAGCAGCAAGCAAAGTGATGGGAATAAAAATGATGATCACCTTAATGGAAATAACGACGATGACAACAGTGATgtagacgatgatgatgattttgatAATG TTTCAGATTTTGGTACCAGTAGTGACTCAGACATTTCTTCAGATTCTGAAGAGGGCTATAGGTCGTACGCTTATAAATTAACGCATTCATTGGATGTCGTGTCTACTTCGCCATCGGTAGAATCTTCAATAAATTCTGAATCTGAAAGTTTAGATAACCCTGATGCTCTTTTAGTACCCAGTTTGTTTCCGAACGTACCACCGTATTTAGCGTTTTCTTCGAACACCAAAAAGGGTCCCGAGGTTCCCAGTGATCTCTATAGAATACTTAAATGGAGAGTCACAAATGTTATGCCGCGTGTAGTACGCTCGATTTTAGCGAATAGTGGGATgcgtttattaaaaa AAACAAATGACTGGATGGGTGTCTGGGGAAAGCATATGAAATCGCCGTGTTTTAAAACAATCCGGCCATACCAAAAAATCAATCACTTGCCAGGATCTTTCAAAATAGGACGAAAGGATTCTTGTTGGAAAAATTTAGTCAAATTAATGGCGAAGCATGGAAAGAAGGACTTTGGATTTATGCCCAA AACCTACATTATACCAAATGATTTAAAACAGTTACGAAAAAGCTGGCCAAAATATgctcaaaaaaatgttaaatggaTAATAAAACCACCTGCGAGTGCAAGGGGTACAGGAATTCGGGTAGTCGATAGATGGGCACAAATACCTAAACGAAAACCTCTCATAGTGCAGAAATACATTGAACGCCCGTTGCTAATAAATGGAAGTAAATTTGATTTACGTTTGTATGTTTTAGTAACATCTATTAACCCATTGCGAGTTTACATGTATCATAATGGCTTAGCCCGATTTGCATCAG TTAAATACAGTGACAAATCAGATACATTAAACGACCGTTGTATGCATTTAACCAATTATAGCATAAACAAATTCTCATCTAACTATTCTAAGAATGAAGATGTCAACGCCTGCCATGGCCACAAGTGGACGATAAAATCGTTGTGGACATATTTGGGAAGCCGTGGTGTTCGTACGGATCTGTTATGGTCAGCTTTAAAAAGTTTAGTTCTGCGTACAATTTTAGCTGGCgaaaattcaattaataataTGATAAGAGCAAATGTCGAGTCAAAGTACAGTTGCTTTGAATTATTTGGTTTTGATGTTCTCTTAGATGCAGATTTAGTTCCTTGGCTATTAGAAGTCAATATTTCACCGTCATTGCATTCTGAGCTACCGCTAGATTCACATGTAAAGGCACCACTTGTCCAAAGTGTTTTAAATACTGCTCTATATAAT ataccaCCTAAAATTCCTATCGAGCGACAAAGAGAAATTGCTATGGAAATGTCATTGCCACCAGGACCTATTTGTTACGATAAACGGatgtatattaattatttatcgCGAGCTGAAAAAATTAAGCATAATACTTTCACACGTAAAAGTATGGAGGATCGTGATGAg tacGTTAATGGTATTTTGGAACATTTAACGCCGGATGATGTACGATGCCTCGTAATTGCGGAAGACGAGTTGGCACGCTGTTCTCCATTGGAACGCATTTTCCCTACCATTGAcacttacaaatatttaaaatatactgaAGCACCTCGGTACTACAATCGTTTGCTAGATGCATGGGAATCACGTTATGCCAATAATCGAACTGAAGGTATTCATCTATTACGCCAATACTGTGAAGATCAATATCATCTTCAAGTGCCTCAAATACCAACTAAAAAG